The sequence CAAAGTCTTTGGTGTAAGTAGGGCAGGACTGGTCAGGGTGTCTTAACTTCAGTTAAATGCGCTACAACACCTAAGGCCTCAATGCCGTAAGTGTTCGCTACTTTACCATATGGTTGACAAGATAGTTTCAAGTTCCAGTCAACCTCTTAAAAGGCTTGTCCACCATTACGACCATGGCTGCTTACTTCCAAAAGTCACCCCCTAGTGACCATTGGCTCAGCTCTATAATGAATAGGGCTTAACTGTGGTACCACATGCCACCTGTGGAGACATGGGATGATTCTAGAAAACTGCCATTTACGTCCAATCATGTACAGTTGTCCTTTCATTTCTCTACTCTTCCAGATTTGGCAATGTAAGCAGCAATGCCATCAAGCCAACATGGGCTCCCTTCAGCACCACAGTGAGCTCAGAAGAAAGGTTGTCTTTCTCCTTGACTCTCATGACTGGTAAGACTTCTTCCAGTAGAGGAGGGGTGCATAGTCTCTTGTCTTGTACTAATAGCCTTATTTTGTCTGTAGAGGACTGGAGTGCTCCTCGTCCATCACTGGTCTACCAGCTTGGTGAGATCTTCTACATAGAGGCCTTTGTGGACATAGAGAACCACGTCCCGATGATGCTGTTTGTTGATAGCTGTGTTGCCACCCTTACTCCAGATGAGACCTCTAATCCTCACTATGACATCATTGCTTATAATGGGTGAGTTCCTTGTTCTTGCATTGCCTTGTTAATTCAAGGGCATGGTTCTCCCATTGTTAATTTAAGGGCATCTTTACTGAAATATCTCCTACAGGTGCTTGATCGATGGTATGCTAGGAGATTCCTCTTCAGCCTTTGTTTCTCCAAGACCTGAAGCGAATAAGCTTCGATTCACAGTTGATGCTTTCAGGttcattaacagtgacctttctATGGTAAGGACTAGAGATGTTAGTATGACCCTGAATGCCAAGCAATTAACTTTTTGCACCTGTCTTTAACATCCTTGTTTTCGCCCCACTAATTTAATGGGGTTGAAGGCACACAACTGGCCACTGTTCTAACCTACTCTTTccacattaaagggagtctgtccccAAAATTAGATGTTACACACTGCTGGCGCTGTAGCACAAGTGCCAGTGGTACCTTAGTTTCAGCTGGTGAAAGTCACACCAAAAGAACAATGTTCAATCCATATTCAAATGAGggctcgtaggtgcccaggccgctctgcctttCACATTACTTGTCCAGCCCTGTAAGTCTGTTGCGTCATCCCCAGTACCGGCCGAGAACCCGCACATGGCAGTTCACCAACGGCCTGGGCATGCCCGATGGTTTCACATGGCGCATGTGCATTTGATTTTTttgctgctgcccacaatgggcatcggtgACAAAGACTTACAGGGCGGGACAAGCAAGAGGCTGGGGAGTAGTAATATGGAAAAGGCAGTGGCCTGGGCACCTACATCACGCACatagcccctgggcacttgcgagccctcatcttTATATGGATTAAATGTTTTTCGGCTGGTGACAGTCTAACAAAGGAACCATTGGTACTTGTGCAAGAGTGCCATGTAAGCAATGTGTAACGTCACATTTTGGTGACCTAATCCCTTTAATGGACTGAGGTAAATGTATTGGAATTTATATTCTCCTTTGATAACCTGATTATAATGGTATTCTGCTTGACACTGTAACAAATCAAACTGTAATGTACTTTAACTGTTTGACAAactcaataaaaactattgaaacagAATAACCCATATGGGAATTCTAATCCTTTCTAGTATGGGCCCTGAGGGTAATTAACTTCTCCAGCTGTCCAAGATTATGCATGTAAAAATTATTTCTCATGGGATAAAAACTAATTGTGGTGTCTTAGATCTACATAACCTGTCACCTGAGAGCTGCTGACATCAACCAGACCCCTGATCCAATGAACAAGGCCTGCTCCTACAACAAGGCTACCAGCAGGTAAAACCTTGCACATCTGAGTGTCTTCAGTTAGATAACAATGTATGTTCTCTCAATGGTTGACACTTGATTTGCACTTGCTCTTACAGTTGGTCACCTGTGGAAGGCCCTAATGTCAACTGCCAGTGCTGCAACACTGGGAACTGTGCTACAGTTGGCAGCCGGAGAACAGCATGGGGCCCACAACCTGCCAGGTCAAGAGGAGTTGGCAAGAGAGATGTTGGTGAGTTCTTCATTCAAACGCCTCCTAAAGCTTCCATACATGTCAAGCTATTTGAAAATGGGTGTTGCTAATTCTTCCACTAGGTTCTCATCTAGAGAAATACACTCTGGCCAGACTGGGCCCTCTTCTAGTGACTGGATCTAAGCCTAACCAGGTCTCCAAAGAAGGAATTTCCcaagcttctagaatgggtgtagAAGAACCTCTGCAGTTGTGGGTGCTGGTGGCCATGGGCTCAATCACTTCAGTAGTTGTTGCTGTGGCTCTTATTGTGGCTGCAAAATGTCTTCTGAAAAAAACGGTCTCACAAATAGTCCAGAAATAAAAATGGGGAAAATGTTACTTCTTGTTGGGTCTTTTTGTCTCAGTCTATAGTAACAATGGTTGTATGGGATGCGCTGGTTTCATGGGACCCATAACTTCATGCATGGTCCAGCACAACAGACCATCTCCTGGTACTTTATACATGAGTACTATGGGGCTACATGGAGGATTTTGTGGGTCACATGGAAGTATGGTATGGGCACATCTGTATAGAGCTGATGGGTGGTTCATGGCTCGCACTCCTCAGGAGCAGAATAAGACTTGAAAGCTGCTCTAGAGGGCTTCGTGGAGTTGAGTTGTAATACCAAACGCCCCCTACTAATaacagagaatctataatctggATTACGCCACtggaaatccccccccccccccccccccccaacaacgcATACCAGCCTTTAAAGGACTATTTTGTAAACATCCATATAGAAAAATCAGTTATTTGATGGTTCTTAGGTTGGGACATACAGATTTTCCCATGGCATAGCAATAGTATGTGCCCTTAAATGTCTGATGGGTGTGGGCTTCACCTTCAAAGAAGATATATATAAAGAGGAGCATTCTGCAGCATACTGCATTGGGGGTAGCAACAGAGGTCAGCATTTAAAATCTTAGTGAAAACATGAAATACTAGTCTGAAATCTGTTTCAGGGCATCTCCAGTTcagttgattattttttttattatggcaaTACTCGTGTGCAAATTATGTATGTCTTACAACTAGGGAGCGTAGcgtttgaaatctgagtgataacGTTAAATACTAGTCCAAAAttagggcatctccagacagttcaccagaggttttttttcttttttttgtgtgtgcaaaATATAGTAACACAAGTGTGCTATGTCTTTTAGCCCTTTTgctaccagcaccgtacatgtatggcactggagCAGTGTTTAAACATGGCACCATGGCTGGCAGGTCTCTgctttcaaacagcagaggcttGTTGCTAAAGACTGATCAGGAATAATTCCGATCATGGTCATTACAGCTTTTAGATGTTGTGATCATAGCATATAAAAGGTGAAAAACCCGGAAGCACACACTTCTGGGTTAATACTAGCATCCCCATGCGGCGATTGAGGATGCCGGTAATGAATTCTAATAGGCTGACTCTCTCTAAAAAGACCCAGCGTATTAGAGCTGCAATTCTtatgttggccagcaggtggaaGGCCAATATAAGAAATCTGCAATTCACATATTACTATACTGCTATTTGCAGTATGgtaatattgaataaaaaaaaaaaagtagtgaaGATGTTAGCCTCCTAGAGTGGCtacagaaacataaaaaaaagtaacCCACCCTGACATAGCACAGTTTGATAAAAGTTGCGGAGAGGGCTTTGAGGATTGTGTTTGGCTGGATCGGGGTGCCAGAATGCAGGCGGAGAAGGCAATGTAGGGCCAAAACCTCCCAAAGAACTGGCAGGACCAGATCTGCTTAAATATTGTGGTGAGCTCAGAAACTGGTGATGCCCCTAAAACTGTGGGCGCAGGCGCAAAATGTGCCAGACCTAGCAGAAGCTTGGCTTCTGCTACCTCTGTGCGAGCATCTCTTttaaatagtattttttttttttcctccaaggCCAGCACACAAAACAGCCGagcgcaagatctgcaggattaaaataagccgtgGGCACTCAAACATACATGGGTATCAGAGCTCTCTTGTagcacatgaggcggcatcaccGGATGATCTAAGtcctttgggaaaatacaactggcTAGCATTCCCAATCAGGAGTCTTTCCTTCTCCGGGTCCTCTTTGCTGCAGCCAACCCGCATCTCCCAGCAatagtgtccttgtcatcatcctCCGTGTTTCTCCAGCTAAGACTTCTTGTCCTCCACACCATCATGAACCATCCATAACGAAATGTATGGCCATAAAATCTATTCTCAGCCATCAATTgtcttgtctctgctgtacaattTAGTAGTGCCTTGTAGTCCCATGTGGCAGAGGACGTTGGAGACTCCTTGTGATTCTCACTGTGCTGCATggtgcagggacagtacatgtctttcacagcccactgggtcaatatttaaaatatttttttagggaTCTAAACAGCAACGGGGTAAAGGCTTTGAGTCCCACCCTGATTGTGTTGGCCTGGCACTTATCCACCTCCTCCACCATGGACACTCTGCTGTCCCCAACAGCCTCCTCgctcccattccccccccccccctctaattGGCTTGGGCAAGAGTAGTCACACCAGCAAGCAGTTGCTAAAGTACAATCAGCAAACATCCCACTGGTTGTCACCAAGCTGATTCCAACTGGGAAAAGGGTTCAGTGACAATGACACAACATCCTGGCTGCCCTGAACCTTGGGAAACATGCATGGCACACCtcaataaaggggttatccaggaaataaTAACGATGAACTATCAGGATAGTTCATCGTTATCACATAAGCAGGGGCCTgagtcccagcacccccaccgatcatgtgGTGCAGGGAGCCAACACACCAACCGAGCTCTGGTGAGGGTAGCCGGCAGCTATAGTAttgtggctgtgtgtggtattgcagctcagccccttcaagggggctgagctgcaactaggccatgtgcccattgtatggtgacgtcacatggcccggGAAGAGGCCACGGCATTCACAGAGCGCCCAGTCTTTcctaacagctgatctgcagtggtcccctgaggataggtcaagaaTATTATTTGCAGAGTAACCCCTTTAACCTAGTTGTACAACgctttttaaaaaagtatactggCTTctgcaaggtgctggcaatgtccaggagactttCCTCACATTTCAGACATTCTCATGTGGTGAGGAACGCTCTCTTGGACTTGCAGCAACAGAACGGTCTACAGCTACCCCACTTTATCCACGACGGTCTAACTcactggaactccacattgcacATGCAGCAGAAAGCCGTAAATAATTTTGTCATGCATCAGACTGTCGCGGCATGTGTTGTTCCCAGGTCAGGCAGTGTCAACTCATGCTTTTCATGCTTCAGTTGTCCCTCATCCCTTCATATTTATCTTAAAACAGGTGCTCATGCAGCAGAGTGCGATggaggaagaagaacagctaacgtatcttgctgtctgccctgcagctgttggggacccacaaggagaaactcttgaggaggaggaggtggttaATGATGATGGCACCAGCCACAACATTTAATCGTCTCAATGGGCGGCAGAGCTGGAACGAACTGGCTCCTCAGACAAGCTGGCCAGAATGGTGACCTGTATACTCGCTTGCTTGATACCATGACAGGCGTATcaatgacatcaagcagtctgatgattactggatgtgACGGACCCCCAGTACTCAGGAAGAGTATGTCCGCCTCTgtattctttctttctcaggagatATCGCAGATCTGTAGCTTCCAGTTTCCCCAGTCACTGGACGGGACTCAGTGTAGGTGAAACCAATTCTGCTTTATTGAACAACTGCACAGACTTATATACAGAAAGCGAACAGATGAGACTGTAATCTCATcacatcccccttcccctccccaaaCATTCTGTCTGCCCCCACACCACAGGTGTCCACCTGCTAAAATAGCTCCAGACAGCCCTAGCAGGAGCCTGGCCAAAGTGTCATTGCCCTGAGCTCTTTCAGAGTACAATGGGAGATAACGAAGGTGGGGTGCGACAGTCTTTTGAAACAAGTTACACAACATAACATAACTTGGTAATTAACTCAAACTGATGACCATGTCGTCACATAGCTCCGCCAAGTTAAAGGATGGCAGACCCGGTGAGACCATCTACGGGTCCACTTGAGGATGTCCATGAGGGTACAGTCACCCTCTTTAGTTCCCTTTGCCGAGATAGTCCATGGTCATTGGCCTTGGGTTTCCAGAGCCTGTATAGGGTGTAACTAAAGACTGAATTTTGCGTATGTATGTGGAAAATAGTTTTACTGCCTGAATATACGCTTTAAAGGAAATTTTATTTATCATATATTAAAATTGTGGCGAGCTTGCCACATGTAGGATTTATCAGGCTAAGCCTGGATGAGTGGCCCACTCCACAATTGTATGGGTACAGCCACTCACAACAGGCTTGTAAGACGTGCAGAGCTGGAATATCAGTATGGTCTGTTCTAGATATCTCTTCTGATAATTCACAGATGCACTCCCATATATTCACTAGTGGTGCTTGGATTCCCAAAGATGTGTCAAGGGTACCAGCAACAAAGTTTGCAGCTTCAGAGGTCAGCTGCAACAATGTTTCCACATAGTGAATATGGGTAGATAGAAGAAAGGATAGGTGAACTGTGGGTGAGAGCCGTTATGTACGAGCTCTACTTACAACCCAGCTGATTAGCATCCCTATTGTCCGATCACTATCTAGTAGAGAACTGTCTCTGCAAATATAAGcgtctgctcgacgcgtttctatgtCACTCTATGTGTGGTGACATTTCTTCAGGAGCAGAAATAACAGCGGCATGTATTTAGATTATTATAGTCATGGACAATCCAAACTCTGCACACTGATGGAGGACGCTGCACGCTGCTATTTGCGCGCATGCAGCTTCAAGAGATACAGCCTCCGGCGATATGTTAGCAGCCGTCCAGAGCCTGTGTTA is a genomic window of Bufo bufo chromosome 1, aBufBuf1.1, whole genome shotgun sequence containing:
- the LOC120989009 gene encoding zona pellucida sperm-binding protein 3-like; amino-acid sequence: MLLGIRWSWLLVVLIYGSGFSSALIRHRRQPDTRWRSYQPGWESSRTVSAVGSPRGNLLSGIGPLRSSGPVSGWGRMYPGVGYQSRQLTQPTPIMPNPSSPVSVQCAEDSMVVTVERDFYGNGRLVNPSDLVLGTCTASSQASVTTVVFQIALQECGSNLEMTSDILIYKINLSYTPTTSPNVLIIRSNPAVVPIWCYYPRFGNVSSNAIKPTWAPFSTTVSSEERLSFSLTLMTEDWSAPRPSLVYQLGEIFYIEAFVDIENHVPMMLFVDSCVATLTPDETSNPHYDIIAYNGCLIDGMLGDSSSAFVSPRPEANKLRFTVDAFRFINSDLSMIYITCHLRAADINQTPDPMNKACSYNKATSSWSPVEGPNVNCQCCNTGNCATVGSRRTAWGPQPARSRGVGKRDVGSHLEKYTLARLGPLLVTGSKPNQVSKEGISQASRMGVEEPLQLWVLVAMGSITSVVVAVALIVAAKCLLKKTVSQIVQK